The proteins below are encoded in one region of Paraflavitalea devenefica:
- a CDS encoding DUF5017 domain-containing protein — MIKYILSFIGAGILLTACQKTLSTGDAGFDVTVNTTTLPVGDTLRFAFTGSPDVISFYSGEPGKRYEYRNRTSAEGAPTLRFRTTRANGSQANSLALLVSNDFAGVLVKDTAATISQINSATWTDISSRASFSSGTVTPSGTIDLSDFSAQNKPVFIAFKYAGFTGTAQNKWTIDSFAVTNTLADGTKYVIANMNAYNSAYTNYGVTTYSPGFFACKVSNNYNWSIGSTSLVITGATSAGAATSPAEAWVITGPIDLKKVTPDAGVSIKTVSQTAGDLQYTYKYAAPGTYQVVFSGGKTSAGERHYTTKSFSITVQ, encoded by the coding sequence ATGATCAAGTATATTCTTTCTTTTATCGGGGCAGGCATCCTGTTGACCGCCTGCCAAAAAACACTGAGCACGGGCGATGCCGGCTTTGATGTGACGGTTAACACCACCACCCTGCCCGTTGGCGATACGCTCCGGTTTGCCTTTACCGGCAGTCCCGATGTGATCAGTTTTTATTCAGGCGAACCGGGAAAGCGGTATGAGTACAGGAACAGGACTTCTGCTGAAGGCGCCCCCACCCTGCGGTTCAGAACAACCAGGGCCAATGGTTCACAGGCCAATTCGCTGGCCTTGCTGGTATCCAACGATTTTGCCGGTGTATTGGTGAAAGACACCGCCGCTACGATCAGCCAGATCAACAGCGCTACCTGGACAGACATCAGCTCCAGGGCTTCTTTTTCTTCCGGTACGGTAACACCTTCCGGCACTATTGATCTTTCCGACTTCAGCGCGCAAAACAAACCGGTGTTTATTGCCTTTAAGTATGCCGGCTTTACAGGAACAGCGCAGAATAAATGGACAATAGATTCTTTTGCGGTGACGAATACACTGGCAGACGGAACAAAGTATGTGATTGCCAATATGAATGCTTACAACAGCGCTTATACCAATTACGGCGTAACAACTTACAGTCCGGGTTTCTTTGCGTGCAAGGTGAGCAATAATTACAACTGGTCTATCGGCTCTACGTCGCTGGTGATTACCGGCGCTACTTCTGCCGGGGCAGCCACCTCCCCTGCCGAGGCATGGGTAATTACAGGGCCTATTGACCTGAAGAAGGTAACACCTGATGCCGGTGTGTCCATCAAAACTGTTTCGCAAACAGCGGGCGACCTGCAGTATACGTATAAATATGCTGCGCCCGGTACTTACCAGGTTGTTTTCAGCGGCGGAAAGACAAGTGCCGGCGAGCGCCATTATACAACGAAATCTTTTTCCATTACTGTTCAATAG
- a CDS encoding SusC/RagA family TonB-linked outer membrane protein: MRLPVCHWLYCRALLKVSYPLLLVSLFFVPCIVFAQSPVSGLVKDTAGKALSGISVTIKGKKVATQTDSAGHFKLAAVTGDLLVFSAANFEEAEIKVGDQSEYRVTLRLKVKDLDDVIVIGYGTTTKGDVTGSVSKAPTASMQKAPVRSFDEALAGRVAGVSVASVDGQPGSAVNIVIRGNNSITQDNSPLYVVDGFPIESPNNNVINPQDIESMDVLKDASATAIYGARGANGVIIITTKKGKTGPPAVAFNASYGIQKTINTMDVMSPYEFVKYQLEKDYGEAAKTYLTDGKTLESYRDVPEIDWQSRMFRTAPMKNYGLSITGGNNYTKYYLSGNIFDQEGVIINSGYKRYQGTISLDQVLSPKVKAGVYVNYSYLDQSGLQPSGVSNQNSTTGTLFSVWGYRNFAISGVPNLEDILFDPGVDPAVDARINPVLNQEHALRENLSTNTIVNGYTEFTLLPDLKLKVTAGITNNLTQMNQFNDTFTVYGNKNSRLGATKGINGSVIFWKNTTWMNENTLSYYKKIGSNHNLTFVAGYSQTGNKTSRYGASATNLPNADLGLSGLNEGTPETVTAITSSWGLVSFLGRVDYKYKSTYLLTLSYRADGSSKFTPNNRWGYFPSGALAWRFKQEKFMQRYRFLSDGKLRVSYGVTGNNRIGDFAYLSSIAVATNSQGYTFGNVTSPGAFASNFGNGGLKWETTSQLNLGTDLSFLNNRINLTAEVYRKKTTDLLLYANLPLSLGYAAALRNIGSVENKGLELSLNTVNVTSKDFTWKSNFNISFNKSKILALTENQSSVTSTAPFDFYFSTIPSYISKVGNQLGMMYGYIWEGVYQYSDFDKSTTGNYVLKDNVPSNGNLRSAIQPGDIKFRDINGDLTIDASDYTVIGRGLPVHTGGFNNDFTYKSFDLNVFFQWSYGNDIINANRYILEGNLFGRTNLNQFASYTNRWSPENTSSTLYRTGGGGPTTPTGANSRVIEDGSYLRLKTVSLGYSLPQRLLNRAKVKSCRLYVSAQNLLTWTSYSGMDPEVSVFNSVLTPGFDYSAYPRPRVVTFGVNVNL; this comes from the coding sequence ATGCGATTGCCTGTTTGCCATTGGCTTTACTGCCGTGCCTTACTAAAGGTTTCCTACCCCCTGTTATTGGTCTCCCTGTTTTTTGTTCCCTGTATAGTATTTGCCCAAAGCCCGGTCAGCGGCCTCGTAAAGGATACCGCGGGGAAGGCGCTGTCCGGCATTTCCGTAACTATTAAAGGAAAGAAGGTGGCCACCCAAACCGATTCGGCCGGTCATTTTAAACTGGCCGCCGTTACCGGCGACCTGCTGGTTTTTTCTGCTGCCAATTTTGAAGAAGCGGAGATAAAAGTAGGCGACCAGTCCGAATACCGGGTTACGCTCCGGTTAAAGGTAAAAGACCTGGACGATGTGATCGTGATCGGTTACGGTACTACTACTAAAGGAGATGTGACGGGCTCGGTGTCGAAGGCGCCAACGGCCAGTATGCAAAAAGCGCCGGTCCGCTCTTTTGATGAAGCCCTGGCGGGCCGGGTGGCCGGTGTGTCGGTCGCTTCTGTTGACGGGCAGCCCGGTTCTGCCGTGAATATTGTGATCAGGGGGAATAATTCCATTACACAGGACAACTCGCCCCTGTACGTGGTAGACGGATTTCCCATTGAATCGCCCAATAACAATGTGATCAATCCCCAGGATATTGAATCGATGGATGTACTGAAGGACGCTTCGGCCACGGCTATTTATGGCGCCCGGGGCGCCAACGGCGTTATTATTATTACCACCAAGAAGGGAAAAACAGGTCCGCCTGCTGTTGCTTTCAATGCTTCGTACGGTATCCAGAAAACGATTAACACGATGGACGTGATGAGTCCTTACGAGTTTGTCAAATACCAGTTGGAAAAAGATTATGGGGAAGCTGCCAAGACTTACCTCACCGACGGAAAAACATTGGAATCGTACCGGGATGTACCCGAAATAGACTGGCAATCCAGGATGTTCAGGACCGCTCCCATGAAGAATTATGGCTTATCGATAACCGGCGGGAATAACTATACCAAATATTACCTGTCGGGAAATATATTCGACCAGGAGGGTGTTATCATCAATTCCGGGTATAAGCGTTACCAGGGTACTATATCCCTCGACCAGGTATTGAGCCCTAAAGTGAAAGCAGGCGTGTATGTTAACTACAGTTACCTGGATCAGTCGGGCCTCCAACCCTCCGGTGTTTCCAACCAGAATTCCACCACAGGCACCCTCTTCAGCGTATGGGGTTACCGGAACTTTGCGATCAGCGGGGTGCCCAACCTGGAAGACATCTTATTCGATCCCGGCGTTGACCCCGCTGTCGATGCACGGATCAACCCCGTGCTGAACCAGGAGCATGCTTTGCGGGAAAACCTTTCGACCAATACGATCGTTAACGGTTATACAGAGTTTACCCTCCTGCCCGATCTGAAGTTGAAAGTAACAGCCGGCATTACGAATAACCTTACACAAATGAACCAGTTCAATGACACGTTCACGGTGTATGGTAATAAAAATTCACGACTGGGTGCTACCAAAGGCATCAATGGCTCGGTGATCTTTTGGAAGAATACGACCTGGATGAATGAGAATACGCTGAGCTATTATAAGAAGATCGGCAGCAACCACAACCTCACCTTCGTGGCAGGCTATTCCCAAACCGGCAACAAGACTTCCCGGTATGGCGCCAGCGCCACCAACCTGCCCAATGCAGACCTGGGCCTTAGCGGACTGAACGAAGGCACGCCGGAAACCGTTACCGCCATTACTTCTTCCTGGGGACTGGTTTCTTTTTTGGGCAGGGTGGATTATAAGTATAAGTCTACTTACCTGCTGACCCTTTCTTACCGGGCGGATGGTTCCTCCAAGTTTACGCCCAACAACCGCTGGGGTTATTTCCCTTCCGGGGCACTGGCCTGGCGGTTTAAGCAGGAAAAGTTCATGCAACGGTACCGCTTTTTGTCGGATGGGAAGCTGCGGGTTAGTTATGGTGTGACCGGCAATAACCGGATCGGGGATTTTGCCTACCTGTCGTCTATTGCTGTCGCTACTAATTCGCAGGGATATACTTTTGGCAATGTTACCTCGCCCGGCGCTTTTGCTTCCAATTTCGGCAACGGGGGATTGAAGTGGGAAACCACATCACAACTGAACCTGGGTACCGACCTGAGTTTTCTGAACAACCGCATTAACCTGACAGCCGAGGTATACCGCAAAAAAACTACCGACCTGCTGCTGTATGCCAACCTGCCGCTTTCACTGGGCTATGCAGCAGCCCTTCGCAATATCGGCAGTGTAGAGAACAAAGGACTGGAACTTTCATTGAATACGGTAAATGTGACCAGTAAAGACTTCACCTGGAAAAGCAACTTCAATATTTCCTTTAACAAAAGCAAAATACTGGCGCTTACCGAAAACCAATCGTCCGTTACTTCCACGGCTCCCTTCGATTTTTACTTCTCTACTATACCTTCCTATATTTCTAAAGTGGGCAATCAACTGGGTATGATGTATGGATATATCTGGGAGGGTGTATACCAATACAGTGATTTTGACAAATCAACGACCGGCAATTATGTATTGAAAGACAATGTGCCTTCCAACGGTAATTTAAGAAGTGCCATACAACCGGGCGATATTAAGTTCCGGGATATTAACGGCGATCTTACTATTGACGCCAGCGATTATACGGTCATCGGCCGGGGATTGCCTGTTCACACCGGTGGTTTCAATAATGATTTCACCTATAAGTCTTTTGACCTGAATGTATTTTTTCAATGGTCTTATGGCAATGATATTATCAATGCCAACCGCTATATATTGGAAGGCAATCTTTTCGGCCGCACCAACCTCAACCAGTTTGCCAGTTATACCAACCGGTGGTCGCCGGAGAATACCAGTTCCACCCTGTACCGCACAGGCGGCGGCGGCCCTACTACGCCTACCGGCGCCAATTCGAGGGTGATAGAAGATGGCTCCTACCTACGGCTTAAAACGGTATCCCTTGGTTATAGCCTGCCACAAAGGCTGCTGAACAGGGCAAAGGTGAAGTCATGCCGCTTGTATGTTTCGGCGCAGAACCTGCTCACCTGGACAAGTTATTCCGGCATGGATCCCGAGGTGAGCGTATTCAATTCTGTGCTGACACCCGGCTTCGATTATTCTGCTTATCCGCGTCCCCGCGTGGTGACTTTCGGGGTGAATGTGAATTTATAA
- a CDS encoding RagB/SusD family nutrient uptake outer membrane protein, which produces MKRFLLMPLFVLFALSCNKVLDKKPTDFVEPGNYYNSENDLNLALTAVYDLLGNEYLYTSSLWFQLGICTDEAFYAYSSNSYSAPMFYQYDYTNVYITGLWQQCYIGIERANLLIANINRPAMDETRRQVMLGQALFLRAFYHFLLVSNYGDVPLKLTPSTDVNSVRVPRTPAKEVYERIIADMKEAEAKVNTASVIGNSSRISKTTIQGILARVCLYMAGYPLQDQSKYADALYWAKQVTASNEHALRTTYNAAITNSAYSQIFINQSQDIYDVKECMWEADFNTNNNNTAYWEMGKLGTMNLGCNNLDTGFAGSNIKTSIKLYNLYGSGDYRRDWVIAPFYFVSTTTTASRTYYTASNIIGRDAGKWRRYYEPLSPAKQQYVNGTNFPILRYADVLLMLAEAENEVNGPTDIAYDAINQVRRRAYGLPLDAPSLVADLPAGFAKEQLKQAIMDERARELCFEGLRKADLIRWGVFTSVMNAMTTEINASNASTTNKSRWTLGYTTAASSPRYLLLPIPSLEININKAMTQNPGW; this is translated from the coding sequence ATGAAACGGTTCCTGCTGATGCCATTGTTTGTCCTCTTTGCTTTATCCTGCAATAAAGTATTGGATAAAAAGCCAACCGATTTTGTAGAGCCAGGCAATTACTATAACAGTGAAAACGACCTGAACCTCGCACTTACCGCTGTATACGACCTGCTGGGCAATGAATACCTGTACACCAGTTCACTCTGGTTCCAGTTGGGTATTTGCACCGATGAGGCCTTCTATGCTTACAGTTCCAATTCCTATTCGGCCCCTATGTTTTACCAGTATGATTACACCAATGTATACATAACGGGCTTGTGGCAGCAATGCTATATAGGCATTGAAAGGGCCAACCTGCTCATAGCGAACATCAACAGGCCTGCGATGGATGAAACCAGGCGGCAGGTAATGCTTGGGCAGGCCCTCTTCCTCAGGGCTTTTTATCATTTCCTGCTGGTGAGCAATTACGGCGATGTGCCTTTGAAGTTAACGCCCAGTACCGATGTGAATTCCGTACGGGTGCCCCGCACACCGGCTAAGGAAGTGTATGAAAGGATCATTGCCGACATGAAAGAAGCGGAGGCGAAAGTAAATACAGCCAGTGTTATTGGCAATTCCAGCCGTATTTCAAAAACTACCATCCAGGGAATACTGGCCCGGGTATGCCTGTACATGGCGGGTTATCCGCTGCAGGACCAATCAAAATATGCAGACGCATTGTATTGGGCCAAACAGGTAACGGCCAGTAATGAACACGCCTTGCGCACCACGTACAACGCAGCCATTACCAATTCGGCTTACAGCCAGATCTTCATCAATCAATCACAGGATATTTATGACGTGAAGGAATGTATGTGGGAAGCGGATTTTAACACCAATAACAATAATACCGCTTATTGGGAAATGGGCAAGCTGGGCACGATGAACCTGGGATGCAATAACCTGGATACGGGTTTTGCCGGCTCCAATATCAAGACCTCCATTAAACTTTATAACCTGTATGGCAGTGGTGATTACCGCCGTGATTGGGTGATAGCGCCTTTCTATTTTGTAAGCACCACTACTACCGCTTCGAGGACCTATTACACAGCCAGCAATATCATTGGCCGTGATGCCGGCAAATGGAGAAGGTATTATGAACCACTTTCACCTGCCAAACAGCAATATGTGAACGGCACCAACTTTCCGATACTCCGTTATGCCGATGTGCTGCTGATGCTGGCAGAAGCAGAAAATGAGGTCAATGGCCCAACAGATATTGCCTATGACGCCATTAACCAGGTGAGAAGAAGGGCTTATGGATTACCGCTGGATGCCCCCAGCCTGGTGGCCGACCTGCCTGCAGGTTTCGCGAAAGAGCAATTGAAGCAGGCCATTATGGATGAGCGTGCAAGAGAACTGTGCTTTGAAGGTTTACGCAAGGCAGACCTGATCAGGTGGGGCGTTTTCACATCAGTTATGAATGCAATGACAACAGAGATCAATGCTTCCAATGCCAGTACTACCAATAAATCGCGGTGGACGCTCGGGTATACCACAGCCGCGTCTTCTCCGAGGTACCTGCTGCTGCCGATCCCTTCACTGGAAATCAATATTAATAAAGCCATGACCCAAAACCCCGGTTGGTAA